One region of Candidatus Polarisedimenticolaceae bacterium genomic DNA includes:
- a CDS encoding LapA family protein, with protein sequence MRILLILIILALILTLWGFAMTNLETRAPVTLWQTTYQDVPVWAIVFLSMLSGVVGVGILAVADGAYIRLKNRQITRELRRLETELNFLRTQPAGRRREPDVPGDAEHGEPGPPREEDETGSELASAPVYDEIDDDDPYTGGRAV encoded by the coding sequence ATGCGCATCCTCCTCATTCTGATCATCCTCGCGTTGATCCTCACGCTGTGGGGGTTCGCGATGACGAACCTCGAGACGAGAGCGCCGGTCACCCTCTGGCAGACGACCTACCAGGATGTCCCCGTCTGGGCGATTGTGTTCCTGTCGATGCTCTCGGGAGTCGTCGGGGTCGGCATCCTGGCGGTCGCCGATGGCGCGTACATCCGGTTGAAGAACCGGCAGATCACGCGTGAGCTCCGGCGTCTCGAGACCGAGCTGAACTTCCTCCGCACGCAGCCTGCCGGACGACGACGAGAACCGGACGTCCCGGGCGACGCCGAGCACGGCGAGCCGGGGCCGCCGCGGGAGGAGGACGAAACGGGAAGCGAGCTTGCGAGCGCGCCCGTTTATGACGAGATCGACGACGACGACCCGTACACGGGCGGCCGCGCCGTCTGA
- the kdsB gene encoding 3-deoxy-manno-octulosonate cytidylyltransferase has translation MLRVLGVIPARYASTRFPGKPLAPLGHGTMLSAVWAATRAAKRIERVVVATEDRRIADACRNLGAEALMTSPAHASGTDRVAEVVERIGPDFDLVVNIQGDEPLVTATALDRLVGAFDDRPELGMATLAEPLPSADALFDPGTVKVVCAADGRALYFSRAPIPYHRGSSTVLEADFRSVLASRPGGIAGYWKHQGLYAYRRDVLLALTGMAPSPLEIDEGLEQLRALQAGITIRVLESDFRSIAVDTPDDLARAAAHLMSTTRQEMTR, from the coding sequence ATGCTGCGTGTCCTGGGCGTCATCCCAGCCCGCTACGCCTCGACCCGGTTTCCCGGAAAGCCCCTCGCTCCCCTCGGACACGGCACGATGCTCTCCGCCGTGTGGGCCGCGACCCGCGCGGCGAAGCGGATCGAGCGGGTCGTCGTCGCCACCGAAGACCGCCGCATCGCGGACGCGTGCCGCAACCTCGGCGCCGAGGCGCTCATGACCTCCCCCGCCCACGCGTCCGGCACCGACCGCGTCGCCGAGGTCGTCGAACGCATCGGCCCGGACTTCGACCTCGTCGTCAACATCCAGGGCGACGAGCCGCTCGTGACGGCGACCGCGCTCGATCGTCTCGTGGGCGCGTTCGACGATCGCCCCGAGCTGGGCATGGCGACCCTCGCCGAGCCGCTCCCGTCCGCCGACGCGCTCTTCGATCCGGGGACCGTCAAGGTCGTCTGCGCCGCCGACGGGCGCGCGCTGTACTTCTCGCGCGCGCCGATCCCGTACCACCGCGGGTCCTCCACCGTGCTCGAGGCCGATTTCCGCTCGGTCCTCGCCTCACGCCCGGGCGGCATCGCCGGGTACTGGAAGCATCAGGGTCTCTACGCGTACCGGCGAGACGTTCTCCTCGCCCTCACCGGAATGGCCCCTTCACCGCTCGAGATCGACGAAGGCCTCGAGCAGCTGCGCGCCCTCCAGGCCGGGATCACGATCCGGGTCCTGGAGTCGGATTTCCGCTCGATCGCCGTGGACACCCCCGACGACCTCGCGCGGGCCGCGGCCCACCTCATGTCGACCACCCGTCAGGAGATGACTCGATGA
- a CDS encoding CTP synthase, which produces MKPKRTPKYIFVTGGVVSSLGKGLAAASIGRILEGRGFKVTLQKLDPYINVDPGTMSPFQHGEVFVTDDGTETDLDLGHYERFTSMTATRNTNFTTGKIYQSVIEKERRGDYLGATVQVIPHITDEIKESILRVSEDVDVQIVEIGGTVGDIESLPFLEAIRQFRLDVGRNNAAFVHLTLVPWIGTSGELKTKPTQHSVRELRAIGIQPDILLCRCDRPIPQEVKRKIALFCNISEDAVITARDVETIYEVPLALSAEGIDEIVMKLLDLPYRRKSLRDWEDLVHRIQHPVDEVTIGIVGKYVSYEDSYKSLNEALLHGGVASSLKVRLRWIEAEEMVDGKLEQELTRVDGVLVPGGFGIRGIAGMIEAIRFARERKIPFFGICLGLQCAVIECARHLAGLPGADSTEFDEATPYKVIYKLRDLLGVDELGGTMRLGAYTANLAEGSNARRAYGEDVAVDRHRHRYEVNQEFLSKLEAAGLRVTGLSPDKRFVEIVEYPAHPWFLACQFHPEYKSRPLAPHPLFREFVAAAYRHKQARRGTLAFQDQDAVTANPHR; this is translated from the coding sequence ATGAAGCCGAAGCGCACGCCCAAGTACATCTTCGTCACAGGAGGCGTCGTCTCCTCCCTCGGGAAGGGGCTCGCCGCGGCGTCGATCGGCCGCATCCTCGAGGGTCGCGGATTCAAGGTCACGCTGCAGAAGCTCGACCCGTACATCAACGTCGACCCGGGCACGATGAGCCCGTTCCAGCACGGCGAGGTCTTCGTCACCGACGACGGCACCGAGACCGATCTCGACCTCGGGCACTACGAGCGATTCACCTCGATGACCGCAACGAGGAACACGAACTTCACGACCGGCAAGATCTACCAGAGCGTCATCGAGAAGGAGCGTCGCGGCGATTACCTCGGCGCGACCGTTCAGGTCATCCCGCACATCACCGACGAGATCAAGGAGTCGATCCTCCGCGTCTCGGAAGACGTCGACGTCCAGATCGTCGAGATCGGCGGCACGGTCGGCGACATCGAGTCGCTGCCGTTCCTCGAGGCGATCCGCCAGTTCCGTCTCGACGTCGGGAGGAACAACGCCGCGTTCGTCCACCTCACCCTCGTGCCGTGGATCGGCACCTCCGGCGAGCTGAAGACGAAGCCCACCCAGCACTCGGTCCGCGAGCTCCGGGCGATCGGCATCCAGCCCGACATCCTGCTGTGCCGGTGCGACCGGCCGATCCCGCAGGAGGTCAAGCGCAAAATCGCCCTCTTCTGCAACATCTCGGAAGACGCGGTCATCACGGCGCGCGACGTCGAGACGATCTACGAAGTCCCGCTCGCGCTCTCGGCGGAAGGGATCGACGAGATCGTCATGAAGCTCCTGGACCTCCCCTACCGGCGGAAGTCGCTCCGCGACTGGGAAGACCTCGTGCACCGGATCCAGCATCCGGTCGACGAGGTGACGATCGGCATCGTCGGCAAGTACGTGAGCTACGAAGACTCGTACAAGTCGCTCAACGAGGCGCTCCTGCACGGCGGCGTCGCGTCGAGCCTCAAGGTGCGTCTGCGGTGGATCGAGGCCGAGGAGATGGTCGACGGCAAGCTCGAGCAGGAGCTGACGCGGGTCGACGGGGTGCTCGTGCCGGGCGGCTTCGGCATTCGCGGGATCGCCGGAATGATCGAGGCGATCCGGTTCGCGCGCGAGCGGAAGATCCCGTTCTTCGGGATCTGCCTCGGCCTCCAGTGCGCGGTCATCGAATGCGCGCGCCATCTGGCCGGCCTTCCGGGCGCCGACTCGACGGAGTTCGACGAGGCCACGCCCTACAAGGTCATCTACAAGCTCCGCGATCTCCTGGGCGTCGACGAGTTGGGCGGCACGATGCGGCTCGGAGCGTACACGGCCAATCTCGCCGAGGGGTCGAACGCGCGGCGCGCGTACGGCGAGGACGTCGCCGTCGACCGGCACCGGCACCGCTACGAGGTCAACCAGGAATTCCTGTCGAAGCTCGAGGCGGCCGGCCTCCGCGTCACGGGCCTCTCGCCGGACAAGCGGTTCGTCGAGATCGTCGAGTACCCCGCGCACCCGTGGTTCCTCGCCTGCCAGTTCCATCCGGAGTACAAGTCGCGCCCGCTGGCGCCGCATCCGCTGTTCCGTGAGTTCGTCGCCGCCGCGTACCGTCACAAGCAGGCGCGGCGCGGAACGCTCGCCTTCCAGGACCAGGATGCCGTCACCGCGAATCCGCATCGCTGA
- the sthA gene encoding Si-specific NAD(P)(+) transhydrogenase has translation MPYDFDLICIGSGPAGQRAAIQAAKLGKRAAVVEKRREVGGVCIDTGTIPSKTLREAVIGIVHESRGPFAERNGIRDQSPITAERLLRRVDETVRREQEVVEDQLCRNGVTILSGQGRFVDAHTIGVNRERTEQTYTTEFALVAVGTNPAVPPGVTVDGEVVMTSDDVIKLKTIPKSMAVIGGGVIGIEYASMFGQLGIDVTVIERRDRPLEFVDNEIVVELAHQLRDRGVSFRLGETVASVTVEGRRAVIQLESGKRVAVDIALYSAGRAAATEGLGLEAIGVTVGERGKIIVDAAFRTVVPNVFAAGDVIGAPSLAATSAEQGRLAARAAFGVSTGPMPSHFPYGIYSIPEISMVGPTERELTAAKVPYETGVARYREIARGQILGDDSGYFKMLFHAETRALLGVHVMGTYATELVHIGQAVLALGGGLDYFLETVFNYPTLAECYKVAALNAANKLQS, from the coding sequence ATGCCGTACGACTTCGACCTGATCTGCATCGGAAGCGGGCCCGCCGGGCAGCGTGCCGCGATTCAGGCGGCCAAGCTCGGGAAGCGCGCGGCGGTCGTCGAGAAGCGCCGCGAGGTCGGCGGCGTCTGCATCGACACCGGGACGATCCCGAGCAAAACGCTCAGGGAGGCGGTGATCGGAATCGTGCACGAGTCGCGCGGTCCTTTCGCCGAGCGGAACGGGATCCGCGACCAATCGCCGATCACGGCCGAACGGCTGCTCCGCCGCGTCGACGAGACGGTCCGGCGCGAGCAGGAGGTCGTCGAGGACCAGCTCTGCCGCAACGGCGTCACGATCCTCTCCGGGCAGGGCCGCTTCGTCGACGCGCACACGATCGGCGTCAATCGCGAGCGCACGGAGCAGACCTACACGACCGAGTTCGCGCTCGTCGCCGTCGGCACGAATCCCGCCGTCCCGCCGGGGGTCACCGTCGACGGCGAGGTCGTCATGACGAGCGACGACGTCATCAAGCTCAAGACGATCCCGAAGTCGATGGCGGTGATCGGCGGGGGGGTCATCGGCATCGAGTACGCGTCGATGTTCGGCCAGCTCGGGATCGACGTCACCGTGATCGAGCGGCGCGACCGGCCGCTCGAGTTCGTCGACAACGAGATCGTCGTCGAGCTGGCGCACCAGCTCCGCGATCGCGGGGTGAGCTTCCGGCTCGGAGAGACGGTCGCCAGCGTGACGGTGGAGGGCCGGCGGGCCGTCATCCAGCTCGAGTCCGGAAAGCGGGTCGCCGTCGACATCGCGCTCTACTCCGCCGGGCGCGCCGCCGCGACCGAGGGCCTCGGTCTCGAGGCGATCGGTGTCACGGTGGGCGAGCGAGGCAAGATCATCGTCGATGCCGCGTTCCGGACCGTGGTGCCGAACGTCTTCGCGGCCGGCGACGTCATCGGCGCGCCGTCGCTCGCGGCGACCTCAGCCGAGCAGGGCCGTCTTGCGGCCCGGGCGGCGTTCGGCGTCTCGACCGGGCCGATGCCGTCGCACTTCCCTTATGGGATTTACTCGATCCCGGAGATCTCGATGGTCGGGCCGACCGAGCGCGAGCTCACCGCGGCGAAGGTGCCCTACGAGACCGGCGTCGCGCGGTACCGCGAAATCGCGCGCGGGCAGATCCTGGGCGACGACAGCGGCTACTTCAAGATGCTCTTCCACGCGGAGACGCGCGCGCTCCTCGGCGTGCACGTCATGGGCACCTACGCGACGGAGCTCGTCCACATCGGTCAGGCCGTGCTGGCCTTGGGCGGCGGGCTCGATTACTTCCTCGAGACCGTCTTCAACTACCCGACCCTCGCCGAGTGCTACAAGGTGGCCGCGCTCAACGCGGCGAACAAGCTCCAGTCCTAG
- a CDS encoding HAD family hydrolase translates to MAATPDEIRERARKVRLVLMDADGVLTDGRIIVFADGNEARSYFARDGLGIRMGQQGGLDFGVVSGRSSPAVEARARELDFVEIHQKVAAKGGCLVEIARRRGLGADEICFVGDDLVDVPAFRRCGLAVAPADADRSILEHVHHVGTASGGRGIVREVIELILRAKGGWERVAAPYLAGKE, encoded by the coding sequence ATGGCTGCGACACCCGACGAAATCCGCGAGCGGGCCCGCAAGGTCCGGCTCGTCCTGATGGACGCGGACGGCGTCCTCACGGACGGGCGCATCATCGTCTTCGCAGACGGGAACGAGGCGAGGTCGTACTTCGCGCGAGACGGCCTCGGGATCCGGATGGGCCAGCAGGGCGGCCTCGATTTCGGCGTCGTCTCCGGGAGGTCGTCGCCCGCAGTCGAGGCCAGGGCGCGCGAGCTCGACTTCGTCGAGATCCACCAGAAGGTTGCGGCCAAAGGGGGTTGCCTCGTCGAGATCGCGCGGAGGCGCGGTTTGGGCGCGGACGAGATCTGCTTCGTCGGCGACGATCTCGTCGACGTTCCGGCGTTTCGCCGCTGCGGCCTCGCCGTCGCCCCCGCCGACGCCGACCGCAGCATCCTCGAGCACGTCCACCACGTCGGGACGGCCTCGGGCGGCCGCGGTATCGTGCGCGAGGTCATCGAGCTGATCCTGCGCGCGAAGGGAGGCTGGGAGCGGGTCGCCGCGCCCTACCTTGCCGGGAAGGAGTGA
- a CDS encoding DUF6178 family protein translates to MLGDDPHKNETTLSLREQAETVLRLASPEERLKLLLDAPKPMALVRTLPDADFHLTVREIGPQDALPLLALASSPQIAHLLDLEGWRGDRIDPTRFGAWVALLAESGEATLRRFARSADDETLILLFHGWLHVRPLEIDHEEPTRGHGVTEAGDERGFVAPDGSHLFAPEHTEHAPAGRRLAEILFLDDQARYLGIVRSALFELPSEVEEEALRWRNSRLEEHGYPPFEEALSVYAAPVARTTAEAASGEREAAAPRAALRSLRRDNAVVAAIDLLTPGERERVLEGLTNVAHRVLVADGADPGSLDAQRAVLLRAGAYVGIGLERRGAREPAPAAAVLRTTSPIELFREGYAEAASLAARARALVAALGSDALLDAPLLARVRALCAPRPQFVAEGDEPARDFRTVAEIEETKVTLELCETLVQALLARRGTDARRLAAEERRPFEDLPRFSTLLLTALAWHAVRGAVRVDRLPQDAVADFLRIVASRRTADPEAPSRSMDRLVGVLAAESSLSRRAAAALRAFGTTALDRLAADCANLDPGLPVTPRVVGSLRLA, encoded by the coding sequence ATGCTGGGCGACGATCCGCACAAGAACGAAACGACCCTTTCGCTCCGCGAGCAGGCCGAGACCGTGCTTCGCCTCGCCTCGCCGGAAGAGCGCCTCAAGCTCCTCCTCGACGCGCCGAAGCCGATGGCTCTGGTCCGAACGCTTCCCGACGCCGATTTCCACCTGACGGTCCGCGAGATCGGACCGCAGGACGCGCTCCCCCTCCTCGCGCTGGCCTCGTCTCCGCAGATCGCCCATCTGCTCGATCTCGAGGGCTGGCGCGGGGACCGCATCGACCCGACGCGGTTCGGCGCGTGGGTCGCCCTGCTCGCCGAATCCGGGGAGGCGACGCTCCGGCGGTTCGCTCGGTCGGCCGACGACGAGACGCTGATCCTGCTCTTCCACGGCTGGCTCCATGTGCGGCCGCTCGAGATCGACCACGAGGAGCCGACACGCGGCCACGGGGTGACGGAAGCCGGTGACGAGCGCGGGTTCGTGGCGCCCGACGGCAGCCATCTCTTCGCGCCCGAGCACACGGAGCATGCGCCGGCCGGCCGGCGGCTCGCCGAAATCCTCTTCCTCGACGACCAGGCTCGCTATCTCGGCATCGTCCGCTCGGCCCTGTTCGAGCTTCCGTCGGAGGTCGAGGAGGAGGCGCTGCGCTGGCGCAACTCACGCCTCGAGGAGCACGGCTACCCGCCGTTCGAGGAGGCGCTCTCCGTCTACGCCGCGCCGGTGGCGAGGACCACGGCGGAGGCGGCGTCCGGCGAGCGCGAGGCGGCGGCGCCGAGGGCCGCGCTCCGGTCGTTGCGGCGGGATAACGCCGTGGTCGCCGCGATCGACCTCCTGACGCCCGGCGAGCGCGAGCGGGTGCTGGAAGGGTTGACGAACGTCGCGCACCGCGTGCTCGTCGCGGACGGGGCGGACCCGGGCTCGCTCGACGCGCAGCGCGCCGTGCTCCTTCGCGCCGGCGCCTACGTCGGCATCGGACTCGAGCGGCGCGGCGCGCGCGAGCCGGCGCCCGCCGCCGCGGTGCTCCGGACGACGTCGCCGATCGAGCTGTTTCGCGAAGGCTACGCCGAAGCCGCATCGCTCGCGGCCCGCGCGCGTGCGCTCGTCGCCGCGCTCGGGAGCGACGCTCTCCTCGACGCACCGCTCCTGGCGCGCGTCCGGGCTCTTTGCGCCCCGAGGCCCCAGTTCGTCGCCGAGGGCGACGAGCCGGCGCGCGATTTCCGCACGGTCGCCGAGATCGAGGAGACGAAGGTGACGCTCGAGCTCTGCGAGACCCTGGTCCAGGCGCTCCTGGCGCGGCGCGGCACCGACGCTCGCAGGCTCGCCGCCGAGGAGAGGCGTCCCTTCGAGGACCTCCCGCGCTTCTCGACCCTGCTCCTCACCGCGCTCGCGTGGCACGCGGTGCGCGGCGCCGTCAGGGTCGACCGGCTGCCCCAGGATGCGGTTGCCGATTTCCTGCGGATCGTCGCGTCCCGGCGAACCGCGGACCCCGAAGCGCCTTCGAGATCGATGGACCGCCTGGTCGGCGTGCTGGCGGCCGAGTCGAGCCTTTCACGCCGCGCCGCGGCCGCCCTCCGTGCCTTCGGGACGACCGCGCTCGATCGCCTCGCCGCGGACTGTGCGAACCTGGACCCCGGCCTGCCGGTGACGCCGCGCGTCGTGGGGTCCTTGAGGCTCGCCTAG
- the kdsA gene encoding 3-deoxy-8-phosphooctulonate synthase — protein sequence MPSPRIRIADGVTAGGDGTFLLIAGPDSIESEDHALRMATALGEIARARGLALVYKSSFDKANRTSASSFRGVGLAEGLRILDRVKRETGLPVTTDFHTPEQAAEVARVVDLLQVPAMLSRQTDMLVAAARTGRAVNIKKGQFLAPWDALHAVSKVREAGNANVMITERGATFGYNNLVVDFRALPRLRSEGVPVCFDATHSVQLPGGQGAASGGERGFAAPLARAAVAVGVDALFFEVHDDPEHALCDGPSQIPLASFPAILDGLVALDGAARKHPTPLL from the coding sequence ATGCCGTCACCGCGAATCCGCATCGCTGACGGCGTCACGGCCGGCGGGGACGGAACGTTCCTGCTCATCGCGGGCCCCGACTCGATCGAGAGCGAGGACCATGCGCTGCGCATGGCGACGGCGCTCGGGGAGATCGCGCGCGCGCGCGGTCTCGCGCTCGTCTACAAATCGTCGTTCGACAAGGCGAACCGGACGTCCGCCTCCTCCTTTCGCGGGGTGGGGCTCGCCGAGGGCCTTCGGATCCTCGACCGGGTCAAGCGCGAGACCGGGCTTCCGGTGACGACCGACTTTCACACGCCGGAGCAGGCGGCGGAGGTCGCGCGCGTCGTCGATCTCCTCCAGGTTCCCGCGATGCTCTCCCGCCAGACCGACATGCTCGTCGCGGCCGCACGCACCGGCCGCGCCGTCAACATCAAGAAAGGCCAGTTCCTGGCACCGTGGGACGCGCTGCACGCGGTTTCGAAGGTGCGCGAGGCGGGGAACGCCAACGTCATGATCACCGAGCGCGGCGCCACGTTCGGCTACAACAACCTCGTCGTCGATTTCCGCGCGCTGCCGCGCCTCAGGAGTGAGGGCGTTCCGGTCTGCTTCGACGCGACGCACTCCGTGCAGCTTCCCGGCGGCCAGGGCGCCGCGTCGGGAGGCGAGCGCGGGTTCGCGGCCCCGCTCGCGCGCGCCGCCGTCGCCGTCGGCGTCGACGCGCTCTTCTTCGAGGTTCACGACGATCCCGAGCACGCGCTCTGCGACGGGCCGAGCCAGATCCCTTTGGCGTCGTTCCCCGCGATCCTGGACGGCCTCGTCGCCCTGGACGGCGCCGCGCGGAAGCATCCGACGCCGCTGTTATGA
- a CDS encoding KpsF/GutQ family sugar-phosphate isomerase: MSRETARQVLTIESEAVAALAARLDDAFDAAVDLIVSCKGRVVVTGMGKSGIVCQKIAATLSSTNTPAYFLHPAEALHGDIGLLVPGDIVLAVSNSGETEELVRCLELVRRLGVPIVALTGRPGSTLARYADLHLDVSVEREACALDLAPTASTTAALAMGDALAVACYEKRGFTAGDFARTHPGGRLGRKVLTVRELMRTGDALPRVPMTAGLAEAVREMSAKGLGMTCVVETDGSLAGILTDGDLRRRMLKNERPLEGRVADAMTKGPVVVSPDALAGEALRLLEERKITSLAVVGPGRRLEGVVQIHDLWRTQLF, translated from the coding sequence GTGTCGCGCGAGACCGCACGCCAGGTCCTGACGATCGAGTCCGAGGCGGTCGCCGCGCTCGCCGCCCGCCTCGACGACGCGTTTGACGCGGCGGTCGACCTCATCGTCTCATGCAAGGGGCGCGTCGTCGTCACGGGGATGGGCAAGTCCGGGATCGTGTGCCAGAAGATCGCCGCGACTCTCTCCTCGACGAACACGCCGGCGTACTTCCTCCATCCCGCCGAGGCGCTCCACGGCGACATCGGCCTGCTCGTCCCGGGCGACATCGTGCTCGCCGTCTCGAACTCCGGTGAGACCGAAGAGCTCGTGCGCTGCCTCGAGCTCGTCCGGCGCCTCGGCGTGCCGATCGTGGCGCTCACCGGGAGGCCGGGCTCGACGCTCGCCCGGTATGCGGACCTCCATCTCGACGTCTCGGTCGAGCGGGAGGCGTGCGCGCTCGACCTCGCGCCGACGGCCTCGACCACCGCGGCGCTCGCGATGGGCGATGCGCTCGCCGTCGCGTGCTACGAGAAGCGCGGCTTCACGGCCGGCGACTTCGCCCGCACCCACCCGGGGGGGCGGCTCGGCCGCAAGGTGCTCACGGTCCGCGAGCTCATGCGCACGGGCGACGCGCTGCCCCGGGTTCCCATGACCGCCGGCCTGGCCGAGGCGGTCCGCGAGATGTCGGCGAAGGGACTCGGGATGACGTGCGTCGTCGAGACGGACGGCAGCCTCGCCGGGATCCTCACCGACGGCGACCTCAGGCGCCGCATGCTCAAGAACGAGCGCCCGCTCGAGGGCCGCGTGGCCGACGCGATGACGAAGGGACCGGTCGTCGTGTCGCCCGACGCGCTGGCGGGCGAGGCCCTGCGCCTCCTCGAAGAGCGCAAGATCACGTCGCTCGCGGTCGTCGGGCCCGGGCGTCGCCTCGAAGGCGTCGTCCAGATCCACGACCTCTGGCGGACGCAGCTGTTCTAG
- the pepT gene encoding peptidase T yields the protein MVTTDTSLREACLKRFLHYVTFDTQSDENSESYPSTAKQLDLLRHLVDELKAIGIKDAAIDAHGYVFGTIPATSKKKDVPVVGFIAHVDTSPEMPGAGVKPIVHRNYRGNDLTLPDDPAAVITFKDNPALADQIGCDVVTASGTTLLGADNKAGVAEVVTAADYLMRHPEIPHGTIRVGFTPDEEVGNGTKYFDVAKFGAACAYTMDGETRGEIEMETFSADAMTITFQGFNTHPGYAKGKMVNAIKVAADFIGRLPKDGLSPEKTDGYEGYVHPYVMTPSVDKTSVKLLIRDFKDAGLGEKEAWLEKLAKETVRDWPGSTVECKVEESYRNMKSVLDQHPQVVENAREAIRRTGLALREHPIRGGTDGSKLCFMGLPTPNIFAGEHNFHSRLEWVSAQDMELATRVIVELAKVWEERA from the coding sequence ATGGTGACGACCGACACGAGCCTTCGCGAGGCGTGCCTCAAACGCTTCCTCCACTACGTGACCTTCGACACGCAGTCCGACGAGAACTCCGAGAGCTATCCGTCGACTGCGAAGCAGCTCGACCTGCTGCGGCACCTCGTCGACGAGCTCAAGGCGATCGGCATCAAGGACGCGGCGATCGACGCGCACGGCTACGTTTTCGGGACGATCCCCGCGACGTCGAAGAAGAAGGACGTGCCGGTCGTCGGGTTCATCGCGCACGTCGACACGAGCCCCGAGATGCCCGGCGCGGGCGTCAAGCCGATCGTCCACCGGAACTATCGCGGCAACGATCTCACACTGCCGGACGATCCGGCGGCGGTGATCACGTTCAAGGACAACCCGGCGCTCGCCGACCAGATCGGCTGCGACGTCGTGACGGCGTCGGGAACGACCCTCCTCGGGGCGGACAACAAGGCCGGCGTCGCGGAGGTCGTGACGGCGGCAGACTACCTGATGCGTCATCCCGAGATCCCTCACGGCACGATCCGGGTCGGCTTCACCCCGGACGAGGAGGTCGGGAACGGCACGAAGTACTTCGACGTCGCGAAGTTCGGCGCGGCCTGCGCCTACACGATGGACGGCGAGACGCGGGGCGAGATCGAGATGGAGACGTTCTCCGCCGACGCGATGACGATCACCTTCCAGGGGTTCAACACGCACCCCGGCTATGCGAAGGGCAAGATGGTCAACGCCATCAAGGTCGCCGCGGATTTCATCGGACGGCTGCCGAAGGATGGCTTGAGCCCGGAGAAGACCGATGGGTACGAAGGCTACGTCCACCCGTACGTCATGACCCCGTCCGTCGACAAGACCTCGGTCAAGCTCCTGATCCGCGACTTCAAGGACGCGGGGCTCGGCGAGAAGGAGGCGTGGCTCGAGAAGCTCGCGAAGGAGACGGTCCGCGACTGGCCTGGGTCTACGGTCGAGTGCAAGGTCGAAGAGTCGTACCGGAACATGAAGTCGGTCCTCGATCAGCACCCGCAGGTCGTCGAGAACGCGCGCGAGGCGATCCGACGGACCGGTCTCGCGCTCCGCGAGCATCCCATCCGCGGGGGCACCGACGGCTCGAAGCTGTGCTTCATGGGGCTGCCGACCCCGAACATCTTCGCCGGCGAGCACAACTTCCACTCGCGGCTCGAGTGGGTTTCGGCGCAGGACATGGAGCTCGCGACCCGGGTCATCGTCGAGCTCGCGAAGGTGTGGGAGGAGCGGGCCTAG